The Gossypium hirsutum isolate 1008001.06 chromosome D06, Gossypium_hirsutum_v2.1, whole genome shotgun sequence genome contains the following window.
GGCTTACTAAAAGGGGATAAGGTTAGCTGTAGCAGCCTACAAATTACTCATTTGATGTTTGCTATTAACTACCTTCTATTTGGCTAGGCAAGTGTTAAGGGTGCAAGTGTGCTTAAAGATATTCTCAAGGAGTATGAAAGTTGTACAAGGCAATGCATTAATTTTGACAAGTCCATCAGTTTTTACAGTGCAAACAGTGCAAATGCGAGTGAGCGAGATAGACTTTTGATGGAGAGCATATTGGGGGTTCGAAGTTCTAATAATCTTGAGAACTACTTGGGGCTGCCAAGTATGGTGGGTAGGGAAAAACAATGAGCTTTTCAAATACTTAAGGATCAAATGAAGCAAAAAATCGATAGTTGGAGTACAAGATTTCTTTTGTAGAGAGGGAAAGAAGTTTTTATTAAATCTATGCTGCAATCAATACCAACGTACTCTATGTCCTATTTTCTTCAATCGAAATGGTGTTGGAGAACcctaaaatctttattttttttatgctttGTGAGGATTAGCTGTATTTATTGTTTCAAAATTTGGGAATCCGTTGGCCCGTTTGTTGGTGTGAATGTGTTAATAATTTGGATAATCTAAAACCTTGTCTTGTGTTTGCTTTTATAAATccaatatatattttgaaaaaaaaaaggacattTAGGTTAATTGAGCCCTAAGAAGTACAAAGCCAACGACGTAGTGAGTGACACTTGGAAAAGACCCACGATGCTCTTTATAAGATTTTCAATTCCCCAAGATcatctctttctctctcttttctctctccACCACTTTATATTCTTCTTATCCAATTTCTCATTGGATAAGCCGTTCGTAACTTTCATCACTTTAATCTTCTATCAGCAagactaaaaaaattaatggttgaatgggtaataaatttctataaaatttatttaattaatatggaaatgagttgaatatatattatatattttaacctGTTGGATCCAACTGTTATAACATTGGCTTTTCTTTGGGGATTAGAATGATTTTGAGAAAGCAAACAAATCTCAGATGAGGAAACTTCCAAAATCAAATGTAGACATCCAGTTGTCCTTATCCACTTATCTCCAATCTCCATCTCTTTGTCAGTCTCCTAAATCATTAAAGAAAGCTTTAGACGCGTTTTCCCTCTTCGTCCTATCTAatatctatatataaatatacactcTCAATCTAAACTTGAAATACTTTGAAAACAATCTTTTCCTTTGTAGTTTGGGATATTTATAAGGTTGCGACTGATATAGGGGATGAAAGAGCAGTCATCCAAGTGTGAATCTCTCAAGGATTCTTCTTCTTGGTGTTCCTCTAAGCAAGCAAGGCGTCTTCTTAATGCAGTTAACTCCGAGGGTTTCAAGGCTGCCAACATCGATAGGTTGAAACAGGCCGAAGAGTCTCTCAGGACTGTCATGTACTTGAGTTGCTGGGGTCTTAACTAACCAGAATCTTTACCCTCAAGTTGTAAAAATTGTTACATGTACATAGCTTGTTTATAAggaaatataaatatatgcaatGTTTGAGGATTTTCAGAGCCCTACTGTCAATCTTGCTCCCCTGACAAGTAATGTAATCAGATCATGATTTCTATCTCTAATTTCGATTTTTAGGGGTTAAATTAGCACTAATGAACCTGACATTTGACCTAATTAAAAATGTTTCTGAAGATTAGTATTACACCTCATGCCTGACGTAGCATGCTTATCCTTTCTCTTGCAAAAATGTTGACATGACTTAACAAAAAATTAATCCAGTTAGAACTTTttacttagggtgggtttggatgggcgattgggtgtgGTGCGGTGTGTTTAGTTTACTTCTTGTCTCACACTAcaatatcgctacagtatctaatttcaccgccaccattatttttacactaaccataAGTAAATGTACCatccatccaaactcacctttaatttaaattctaaacGAGGGAAATGAAGGAATTCATTTTGTTGTGggaaatgaagcaatccattatCTTATAAAAAGCTAATGGATTATGTTCATTCTAGCTCAAcctaattttagtttaatattacTTTTGAGAATAGCTTTTAAAAAATActgtgaaaaaataattttgaaaaatacttttaaaaaatttagtttaaaatttaagtgtttagtattgctgttaaaaaatacttttgaaaaataaaatgtctattttaaacATGGtgttataaagtaataaatttatatttaaataatgttcaaattaattaatattatgatatcttagtaagaatataaaaaataatttattacaactagttgttaatattttaatatataaaatataaattttaaatatttttaaaaaaattaatattaattattcataaaatttaatttgaatatataaattatattttaaataataaaatataaccaataaaaatttagaaatataatattatatatataaaataaattttaataggaaaaaaattacatacaaaatataaatattatataaaacataTTCTAAAGGTTAAAACTATCATTTGGTCTAAAAACACTTTTATCAATAACAaaggttaaaaaaaattacttcttgcttgaaaagtgtttttgaaccaaaagtatttttgaaaagtaaTGCTAAacaaaactaatttaatttaacgCCAACAACCCAATTTAATTTGCTCCgagtttgattgtttgttttgTATCCAAATTTAGATAAGAATTCTCTTTCTTATTTGTCTccatttgaataaaattttctattttgtataatttgatatttaatttctatatcttaaaagtttaaaatttaatctttttatttttttcaatttaaaaattttactctaatcattattgttattaataGTTTCCGtaaatatttgttaatttatcatatttaatttttgtcaatcatatcagagattatttaaaattttgagttaaaaaattttatgagctaaaatttaaaaaaaataataataaataagactTCATTTTAAACTAAGTCTCATTCAAGCCTAATTTAACTTGGTCAATGGTAACTTACTCTCTCTTTTCCTATCTGGCCTAATTGCTTAAGATTTAAGATGACCAGACGAAGCCAATAATTCAATTTCCGCGCTATTCTCACTAATTATTTCTGTTATTATATCCTTAATTAATTTTCAACCACAAATATAATTATGTTAATCAATCCTTCTAATTTAAACAAAACCGTTTATAAGTAAAGCCAAAATTGCTATTTAAAATCAAAGTTATAATGAATTTTCTTccataatgaaaaaaaaactagaaatgGTATTGTTGACATTTCTCTTTCCTGTTGAATAAATAGAACACAGAAAAGGCGtcaatcttttaattaattaattgtaagtACACCAAAATTACTTGGATTTGTTAATCactaaaataatatattcaaCAGCCATTGATAAAAGCTTAATTATCCATTAAATTTTGAACCTCTTTTATATGATCTTTTGAGTGGCAGGAAAAGAAAATCCTTAAAGGTCTTTATCTTACACAACATGTACATGGCATGCTTATCCATTATCTTACAAAAAGCTAATGATCTGTGGTCATTTGACAAGTTGAAGCCCAACTCACTTTTAGCCCGTTTTTAATATCCCATAACCCATGTTTGTAAAGTCTACACCAACAAGCCGATTTAATTTGCCCGTATGCTCCTCATCTCCATCTCCACCACATAAACTCCATAACAATCCAAATTCAACCTCATTCTCTTCTAGTGATCTTCTTTTGTTCGAAACAGAAAGTATGATTTTACACTTACCTTGTACAACTCTTTATCAAACACCATTACTATCCAATCCTAGAAATCTTCAACAATTAGCTAAAACCCAAACCAGTTTTTCACCAGCCAACAAGTTGTCCATTGCAAGAAAGCTTGTAACAAGAGGATGCAGCAATAGCCAAGGTGGTGAAGGAGAGAAGAAGACAGAAAGTAGAAGTTTCCTATCTCTAGAAGAGGCTGGTTTGGTTGAAATATCTGGTTTAAGCTCTCATGAAAAGTTCCTATGTCGATTAACGGTAAACCTCTCCTTAATATTCCATGGAAATGTGAAATCTACTATCTGAATGCTATTTAAgactaaaattaagaaaattgggGGTATGGTTGCAGATATCATCATTGAATCTACTTAGAGTGATATCAGAACAGGAAGGATGTTCAATTGAAGAGATGAATGCTGGAAGGGTATGTGATTGGTTTGTGAAAGATAAACTGAAAAGAGAACAAAACATAGATTCTGCAGTCCTTCAATGGGATGAATCTGAATTTCCCTTTTAGATGGACTTAGATTATGTAATTCTTATAAAACTTTTTTAGCTTAACTGTGAATTTTCATTCAAAAGTTTTTGGGTCATATCATAGTCGATCAAATAATTGTATGTTGTTTTAGTACCAATTGAATTTGAACTGGTATTGTTGAATTAAATTAACTTTGCTcatcaaatatatattaatagaGATTTTGTGGGTAAAAGAAGTTctatgatttttattttgttttatttaaatttattcatacTTATAAATGATTAATGCGATTgttctatattattttatttttaattttatatctttttcttttattaaaattttaaacataagaAATTCACATGTTTTTAATgtctaaattataatattatatatgggTTAAATAAGATGTATAAGccgattttaaaattatttagggAAATAGGTCGATTTTGAGGGAAAGTGCGTCCAGTTGGGTGAGCTTTTCGTACACGTGTCAGGAAAGCTCGCCTAGTTGGACGCACTTTCCCTTTAAGTTgtaatttttgacattttttaatataattaatttctttgatcgGATGGTTAAATACCAGTGGTTTTGTCATTGAGTTCTAAATTTGATTCCTCTCCcactcatgtttatattttttatttcatgttgttttaagcttcttcttttttaatgaatgtttttaacatattagcttccttaattaaatgattaaataataattatttcatcCTTCAAACTCAATTTCAATTCCCCTTCTCtaaacacatttgtaatttttatttcatattgtttcatgttttttttatttttaattaataaatttattttttattttaattctttgttttaattaataactctattattcataaaatcaaataataaatatgtaattatgtaataaaaatataaactttacatatatcattatgttaaaaatatttgaaattaataactcctttatatataatataaacatcaactacttttttgatatatttttctttatatataatatttatatttcaaatatttattttcttcacaTATATTATGGGTATGGtgatttctaaaattataaaatgaaataattatttcaaaaatagttattatttttatatgtaaaatatttcaaatatcattattttttcatCTACATTAAGagtatgatatttcaaatatttttatatgtgaaatatttcgattaattatttgaaatatcattatgtttatatgtgaaatattttaaatacacatacaaaaatatttactaatttactaaaaataatcatatttgtaataattattttattttattttatgaataaaagagttattaattaaaaatgtgaattaaaataaaaaattgaaaaaaaatatttattaattaaaaataaaaaaaaacttcaaacaatatgaaataaaaattacaaaaatgtttAGAAAAGGGTAATTAAAATTGGGTCTCaatgatgaaattattattatttaaccatttaaataagGAAGCTAAATgttaaaaacattcattaaaaaaaagcttaaaacaacatgaaataaaaaaatataaatgtgagtGGGAGaggacttgaacttgggactcaAAAATAAAACTACCAACATTTAACCATCCAACCAAagaaattaattgtattaaaggAG
Protein-coding sequences here:
- the LOC107900615 gene encoding uncharacterized protein; translation: MILHLPCTTLYQTPLLSNPRNLQQLAKTQTSFSPANKLSIARKLVTRGCSNSQGGEGEKKTESRSFLSLEEAGLVEISGLSSHEKFLCRLTISSLNLLRVISEQEGCSIEEMNAGRVCDWFVKDKLKREQNIDSAVLQWDESEFPF